The Leifsonia sp. ZF2019 DNA segment CGGCGGCGGTCACCGCGTCCAGGGGGAACGTCGCCGCGACAGCGGAGTCGAGCGCGTCGGGGACCGCGACCAGGAACGTCGGCGACAGGGTCAGCCGGGTGGCGTGCGCGCCCATCCGTGGCAGCACGCCCGCGACGCGCGCGCCGGTACGCAGGCCGAGCGCCACGGAGACCGCCGACTCGGTCTCCAGCACGCCCACGAAATCGTAGCCGGGCGTGAAACCGGGGAGCGGCTGGAACACGTAGCCGCCGCGTCGCGCCAGCAGGTCGGTCGCTCCGACCGACGCGTGGGTGACCCGCACGACGACATCGTTGCCGAGCGGGCGGGGCAACGCTTCGTCCGCGATCCCGAGCGCCGACGCGTCCCCGAACCGCGAGACGCGTACCGCCCGTCTGTCCGCCATCGCGCTCAGCCCGCGTCGCGTTGCTGCAGCAGACCGGCGCGCTCGGGGTGGGCGTCGAACCATTCGGCGACATACCAGCACATCGGGACGATCCGCAGGTCGCCTGCGCGCTCGATCTCGTCGACGGCGTACTCCACCAACTGGGCCGCGTAGCCCTTGCCG contains these protein-coding regions:
- a CDS encoding GNAT family N-acetyltransferase, which codes for MATEFSNETDASRYAMHRDGELVGVLDYRILGSSISLTRAFTVPAQRGKGYAAQLVEYAVDEIERAGDLRIVPMCWYVAEWFDAHPERAGLLQQRDAG